A region from the Sulfitobacter sp. D7 genome encodes:
- a CDS encoding aspartate/glutamate racemase family protein, whose product MTPPVQSETLQCRLREDDPVRLGAMLLSTDMTFERDAARLIDPAQAALHVARIAFENPTTPERLRAMTPDMARTAALLVPGIKLSAIAFCCTSASVAIGNPAVREAIGEGLPGVPVITPASAAIAGFAALGVKRVAMLTPYLPETAAPLAAYFEEQGLQVMRNGAFGLEDDRDMARIDDESIINGAAALDGAEVEAFFLSCTSLRGVDVIDRIEAALGKPVVTSNQALCWALQRMGGLTGRPDGYGRLFDCDMPSAHAQGIIP is encoded by the coding sequence GTGACACCCCCTGTGCAAAGCGAAACGCTTCAGTGCCGTTTGCGTGAGGATGATCCGGTGCGCCTTGGCGCGATGTTGCTGTCGACCGACATGACCTTTGAGCGTGACGCGGCGCGGCTGATCGACCCCGCGCAGGCCGCATTGCATGTGGCGCGGATCGCTTTTGAGAACCCCACCACCCCCGAACGCCTGCGCGCCATGACCCCCGATATGGCCCGCACCGCGGCGCTGCTGGTGCCGGGGATCAAGCTTTCGGCCATCGCTTTTTGCTGCACCTCGGCCTCGGTCGCCATCGGCAACCCGGCGGTGCGTGAAGCCATCGGCGAAGGGCTCCCCGGCGTGCCGGTCATCACCCCCGCCTCTGCCGCCATCGCAGGCTTTGCAGCACTTGGCGTGAAACGTGTGGCAATGCTCACCCCCTATCTGCCCGAAACCGCCGCGCCCCTCGCCGCCTATTTCGAGGAACAGGGCCTTCAGGTCATGCGCAACGGCGCCTTCGGGTTGGAAGACGACCGCGACATGGCGCGGATCGACGACGAGAGCATCATCAACGGCGCCGCAGCACTGGACGGAGCGGAAGTAGAGGCATTTTTCCTCTCCTGCACGTCCCTGCGCGGTGTCGACGTAATCGACCGGATCGAAGCCGCCTTGGGCAAACCGGTCGTGACCTCTAACCAAGCGCTGTGCTGGGCGTTGCAACGGATGGGCGGGCTGACGGGCCGCCCCGATGGCTATGGCCGTCTGTTCGACTGCGACATGCCAAGCGCCCATGCACAAGGCATCATTCCGTGA
- the doeA gene encoding ectoine hydrolase DoeA (DoeA (degradation of ectoine A) is also called EutD (ectoine utilization D).) translates to MTTYEANFTNSEYQRRVDRTRKVMAARNMDAIVVSDPSNMSWLSGYDGWSFYVYQAVILTQEGEPMWWGRGMDALGARRTVFMEDDRIRGYDDSYVQNPEKHPMEDLSSLLSEMGLENARIGVEMDNYYYSARAHDTLKTKLPKATFMDATALVNWERAVKSEREIEYMERAARIVEEMHVRILEVAVPGMRKNDLVAEIYATGIRGAQGFWGDYPAIVPMAPSGMDATAPHLTWDDRPMQPNEATFFEIAGAHRRYQCPQSRTLFFGDVPQKYRDAEQAVLEAIDAGLEQAKPGNKAEDIANAFNKTLNKAGFEKDSRCGYAIGISYPPDWGERTISFRRGDTTILEPNMTFHFMPALWLDDGGLEITEPIRITETGHECFCTTPRKLFVSA, encoded by the coding sequence ATGACCACGTATGAGGCGAATTTTACCAACAGCGAGTACCAGCGCCGGGTTGACCGAACGCGCAAGGTCATGGCCGCGCGCAACATGGATGCGATCGTGGTCAGCGACCCGTCGAACATGTCGTGGCTGTCGGGCTATGATGGCTGGTCGTTCTACGTCTACCAAGCGGTAATCCTGACCCAAGAGGGCGAGCCGATGTGGTGGGGCCGCGGCATGGACGCGCTTGGCGCACGGCGCACCGTGTTTATGGAGGACGACCGCATCCGGGGCTACGACGACAGCTATGTCCAAAACCCCGAGAAGCATCCGATGGAAGACCTCTCAAGCCTCTTGAGCGAAATGGGCCTCGAGAACGCGCGCATCGGCGTGGAGATGGACAACTACTATTACTCCGCCCGCGCCCACGACACGCTAAAGACCAAACTGCCCAAGGCGACCTTTATGGACGCCACCGCACTGGTGAACTGGGAACGCGCTGTGAAATCCGAGCGCGAGATCGAATATATGGAGCGCGCCGCGCGGATCGTCGAAGAGATGCACGTCCGCATCCTCGAAGTCGCCGTGCCGGGGATGCGCAAGAACGATCTGGTGGCCGAGATCTATGCCACCGGCATTCGCGGTGCGCAGGGCTTTTGGGGCGACTACCCGGCCATCGTGCCCATGGCTCCATCCGGCATGGACGCCACCGCCCCGCATCTGACGTGGGACGACCGGCCCATGCAGCCCAACGAGGCGACCTTCTTTGAAATCGCAGGTGCCCACCGGCGCTATCAATGCCCCCAGTCGCGCACACTGTTTTTCGGGGATGTGCCACAGAAATACCGCGACGCCGAACAGGCGGTGCTTGAGGCCATCGACGCAGGGCTGGAGCAGGCCAAGCCGGGCAACAAGGCCGAGGACATCGCCAACGCTTTTAACAAAACGCTGAACAAGGCCGGGTTTGAGAAGGACAGCCGCTGCGGCTATGCCATCGGCATCAGCTACCCGCCCGACTGGGGCGAGCGCACGATCTCTTTCCGTCGGGGCGACACGACGATCCTTGAGCCGAACATGACCTTCCACTTCATGCCCGCGCTCTGGCTGGACGATGGCGGGCTCGAGATCACCGAGCCGATCCGCATCACCGAGACCGGCCATGAATGTTTCTGCACCACACCGCGAAAGTTGTTTGTTTCCGCATGA
- the doeB gene encoding N(2)-acetyl-L-2,4-diaminobutanoate deacetylase DoeB — MTSNPITPTIPLDAPGAHHGFLRLPYSRDDSAWGSVMVPITVINGGAGPTALLTGGNHGDEYEGPIALQELAATLDPAQIKGRVIILPMMNQPAFAAGRRCSPIDGGNMNRSFPGSPGGTVTQKIAHYIATELVPLADIVLDYHSGGRTLDFLPFAAAHILPDKKQEAACMAAMEAFNAPYSMKMLEIDSRGMFDTEVEEQGKVFVTTELGGAGTSTAKSVAVARKGARNLLIHAGILEGEPEMAETVMLDMPDGRCFTFSETNALLEPLVDLGDEVTEGQPIARLWPSDRSGQPAILAHAQLGGILTARHVPGLVKMGDCIGVVAQVV; from the coding sequence ATGACCAGCAATCCCATCACCCCGACCATCCCGCTCGACGCCCCCGGCGCGCATCACGGGTTTCTCCGCCTGCCCTACAGCCGCGATGACAGCGCTTGGGGCTCTGTCATGGTGCCGATCACCGTCATTAATGGCGGCGCCGGCCCTACGGCGCTGCTGACAGGCGGCAACCACGGCGATGAATACGAAGGGCCGATTGCCCTGCAAGAACTGGCGGCCACGCTGGATCCTGCGCAGATCAAAGGCCGCGTCATTATCCTGCCGATGATGAACCAACCCGCCTTTGCCGCGGGACGGCGCTGTTCGCCCATCGACGGCGGCAATATGAACCGCAGCTTTCCGGGCAGCCCCGGTGGCACGGTGACCCAGAAAATCGCGCATTACATCGCGACCGAATTGGTGCCGCTGGCCGACATCGTGCTGGATTACCACTCTGGCGGGCGCACCCTAGATTTCTTGCCCTTTGCCGCCGCGCATATCCTGCCCGACAAGAAACAGGAGGCCGCCTGCATGGCCGCGATGGAGGCGTTCAACGCGCCCTATTCGATGAAGATGTTGGAGATCGACAGTCGCGGCATGTTCGACACGGAAGTGGAGGAACAGGGCAAGGTCTTTGTCACCACCGAGCTCGGCGGCGCGGGCACGTCGACGGCCAAGAGCGTTGCCGTCGCCCGCAAAGGCGCGCGCAATCTGTTGATCCATGCAGGGATTTTGGAGGGCGAGCCCGAGATGGCCGAGACCGTGATGCTCGACATGCCCGATGGGCGCTGCTTCACCTTTAGCGAGACCAACGCCCTGCTAGAGCCGCTGGTTGATCTAGGGGATGAGGTCACCGAGGGCCAGCCCATCGCCCGTCTCTGGCCCAGCGACCGCAGCGGTCAGCCAGCGATCCTCGCTCATGCGCAGCTTGGTGGTATCTTGACCGCCCGGCATGTGCCGGGGCTGGTCAAGATGGGCGATTGTATTGGGGTGGTGGCGCAGGTGGTCTGA
- a CDS encoding ABC transporter ATP-binding protein has product MTAPVMTADALERHYQVGGGFLRKTQTLKAVAGLDFQLHPGKTLAVVGESGCGKSTLARMVTMIEEPTAGSLTLDGKQVRPEDWADLRQHVQIVFQDPYGSLNPRQQIGTILQEPLVINRKDMSKKEREEKAREMLRLVGLRPEHYDRYPHMFSGGQRQRIAVARALMLDPKVLVLDEPVSALDLSIQSAILNLLVDLQEKMQLAYLFISHDLSVVRHVADDVIVMYLGRAVEKGPKDEVFENPRHPYTAALLSATPRADPEGGKERIKLQGELPSPLAIPEGCPFAPRCWKVQDVCRKERPVLEGAPHPAACYFPVDE; this is encoded by the coding sequence ATGACTGCCCCCGTAATGACCGCCGACGCGCTAGAGCGTCACTATCAGGTTGGTGGCGGCTTCCTGCGCAAGACCCAGACTTTGAAGGCCGTCGCGGGCCTCGATTTCCAACTGCACCCCGGCAAGACGCTGGCCGTTGTGGGCGAAAGCGGCTGTGGCAAGTCCACGCTGGCGCGGATGGTCACGATGATCGAAGAGCCGACCGCAGGGTCGCTCACGCTCGACGGCAAACAGGTACGGCCTGAGGATTGGGCCGACCTGCGCCAGCATGTGCAGATCGTGTTCCAAGATCCTTACGGCTCCCTAAACCCGCGCCAGCAGATCGGAACGATCCTGCAAGAGCCGCTGGTTATCAACCGCAAGGACATGTCCAAGAAGGAACGTGAAGAGAAGGCCCGCGAGATGCTGCGCCTTGTCGGTCTGCGGCCTGAACACTACGACCGCTACCCGCATATGTTCTCGGGCGGTCAGCGCCAGCGGATCGCGGTGGCGCGGGCGTTGATGTTGGACCCGAAGGTGCTGGTGCTGGATGAGCCCGTCTCGGCGCTTGATCTGTCGATCCAGTCGGCGATCCTGAACCTGTTGGTGGACCTTCAGGAGAAGATGCAGCTGGCGTATCTGTTCATTAGCCATGACCTTTCTGTCGTGCGCCATGTGGCTGACGATGTGATCGTCATGTATCTGGGCCGCGCGGTTGAGAAGGGGCCGAAAGACGAAGTCTTTGAGAACCCGCGCCATCCCTATACGGCGGCGCTGCTCTCCGCGACCCCACGCGCCGACCCCGAAGGCGGCAAGGAGCGGATCAAGCTACAGGGCGAATTGCCCTCGCCCCTGGCGATCCCTGAGGGCTGCCCCTTTGCCCCGCGCTGCTGGAAGGTGCAGGATGTCTGCCGGAAAGAGCGCCCCGTGCTTGAGGGCGCGCCGCATCCGGCAGCCTGCTACTTCCCCGTCGACGAATGA
- a CDS encoding ABC transporter ATP-binding protein, translated as MSLLRIRNLSVDFATASGKFRAVDSVDQDVDTGEILAIVGESGSGKSVSMLALMGLLPWTATVTADELTFDGHDLLKMDKRARRKIVGNDLAMIFQEPMSSLNPCFPVGWQIKESLRFHLGLNRAERHKRAIELFEQVGIPDPEKRLSVFPHQMSGGMNQRVMIAMAIACKPKLLIADEPTTALDVTIQAQILDLLTSLREETGMGLVLITHDMGVVAETAERVSVQYAGQKIEEQQVLPLFREPHHPYTAALLDALPERATEKRLPTIPGVVPGQFDRPAGCLFSPRCKFANDKCRNQNPPPLGEDLGKARCFYPLNTDERVAS; from the coding sequence ATGTCTCTTCTGCGTATCCGCAACCTCTCGGTCGATTTCGCCACCGCCTCGGGCAAGTTCCGCGCCGTGGACTCGGTTGACCAAGATGTCGACACCGGCGAAATCCTCGCCATTGTCGGCGAAAGTGGCTCGGGCAAGTCGGTGTCGATGTTGGCACTGATGGGCCTGTTGCCTTGGACCGCCACCGTCACCGCCGATGAGCTGACCTTCGACGGTCATGACCTGCTGAAAATGGACAAGCGCGCCCGGCGCAAGATTGTCGGCAATGACCTTGCGATGATCTTTCAAGAGCCGATGTCCTCGCTCAACCCCTGTTTCCCGGTGGGCTGGCAGATCAAGGAATCCCTGCGCTTTCACCTTGGCCTGAACCGAGCCGAGCGGCACAAGCGGGCGATTGAGCTGTTTGAACAGGTTGGCATCCCGGACCCGGAAAAGCGTCTGTCGGTCTTTCCGCACCAGATGTCGGGCGGGATGAACCAGCGTGTGATGATCGCCATGGCGATCGCCTGCAAACCCAAGCTCTTGATCGCGGATGAACCGACGACTGCGCTCGACGTGACCATTCAGGCGCAGATCCTCGACCTGCTGACCTCGCTGCGCGAAGAGACCGGCATGGGGCTGGTGCTGATCACCCACGATATGGGCGTAGTGGCCGAAACCGCCGAGCGTGTAAGCGTGCAATATGCCGGCCAAAAGATCGAAGAGCAGCAGGTGCTGCCGCTTTTCCGTGAGCCGCACCACCCTTACACAGCGGCCCTGCTCGATGCCTTGCCGGAGCGTGCCACTGAGAAACGCCTGCCGACAATCCCCGGCGTGGTGCCGGGCCAGTTCGACCGGCCTGCGGGGTGCCTGTTCTCGCCGCGCTGCAAGTTCGCCAATGACAAATGCCGCAACCAGAATCCGCCGCCCTTGGGCGAGGATCTGGGCAAGGCGCGTTGTTTCTATCCGCTGAATACCGATGAAAGGGTCGCGTCATGA
- a CDS encoding ABC transporter permease subunit produces the protein MDDALSAEAEMVHARPGRLREFWFYFRENRGAVIGLWIFAVFAFLALFGPWIAPHDATQQFRAATLQPPVWQDGGTWSHILGTDPLGRDMLSRLIVGARYSFFVGIVVVSIAASGGIIIGLISGFAPKWLDTIIMRIMDIILAFPSLLLALVLVAILGPSLTNAMIAIAIVLQPHYVRLTRASVLSERQKDYVTSARVVGAGTLRLMVVTVLPNCLAPIIVQAALSFSTAILDAAALGFLGMGAQPPTPEWGTMLAEAREFILRAWWVVTFPGLAILVTVLAINLMGDGLRDALDPKLKRS, from the coding sequence ATGGACGACGCACTCTCTGCCGAAGCCGAAATGGTCCACGCGCGCCCCGGACGCCTGCGCGAATTCTGGTTCTATTTCCGCGAAAACCGTGGGGCCGTGATTGGCCTGTGGATTTTTGCCGTCTTCGCCTTTCTGGCACTGTTCGGCCCGTGGATCGCACCGCATGACGCGACCCAACAGTTCCGCGCTGCGACGTTGCAACCGCCTGTTTGGCAAGATGGCGGCACGTGGAGCCATATCCTCGGCACCGACCCGCTCGGTCGCGATATGCTGTCGCGTCTGATTGTTGGTGCGCGCTACTCCTTCTTCGTTGGCATCGTCGTGGTGTCTATCGCCGCTTCTGGCGGGATCATCATCGGGTTGATCTCGGGCTTCGCGCCCAAGTGGCTCGACACGATCATCATGCGGATCATGGACATCATTCTGGCCTTCCCGTCGCTGCTGCTGGCGCTGGTGCTGGTGGCCATCCTTGGGCCGTCGCTGACCAATGCGATGATCGCCATCGCGATTGTGTTGCAGCCGCATTACGTGCGTCTGACACGGGCGAGCGTGCTGTCTGAGCGGCAGAAAGACTACGTGACCTCGGCCCGTGTTGTCGGTGCTGGCACGCTGCGGCTGATGGTCGTGACCGTGCTGCCGAACTGCCTTGCGCCGATCATCGTGCAGGCCGCGCTGTCGTTTTCGACCGCGATCCTTGATGCCGCCGCGCTTGGCTTTCTGGGCATGGGCGCACAGCCGCCCACGCCGGAATGGGGCACCATGCTGGCCGAAGCGCGCGAGTTTATCTTGCGGGCGTGGTGGGTTGTGACCTTCCCCGGCCTTGCGATCCTCGTCACCGTGTTGGCGATCAACCTCATGGGGGACGGGCTGCGCGACGCCCTTGACCCGAAACTAAAGCGGAGCTGA
- a CDS encoding ABC transporter permease subunit encodes MLKYVLSRLATFIPTFIGVTLISFAFIRMLPGDPIVVMAGERGISEERYLELQQQFGFDRPVYVQFWDYFTGVLQGDLGNSFVTKRPVWDEFFSLFPATLELSVCAMIFAVALGLPAGVIAAVNRGKFFDRALMSTALVGYSMPIFWWALLLIIVFSGNLGWTPVSGRIDLLYYFPNATGFMLIDSIASGQDGAFTSALRHLLLPTIVLGTIPLAVIARQTRSAMLEVLGEDYIRTARAKGMSPGRINGIHALRNALIPVITVIGLSVGTLLAGAILTETIFSWPGIGKWMVDSIFRRDYPVVQGGLLLIAVMVMVVNLTVDMLYGIINPKIRKR; translated from the coding sequence GTGCTGAAATATGTCTTGTCGCGCCTTGCGACCTTCATCCCGACCTTTATCGGCGTCACGCTGATTTCATTTGCCTTCATCCGCATGCTGCCGGGCGACCCGATCGTCGTTATGGCGGGCGAACGGGGCATTTCCGAAGAACGCTACTTGGAACTGCAGCAGCAGTTCGGCTTTGACAGGCCGGTCTATGTGCAGTTCTGGGACTACTTCACCGGCGTTCTACAAGGCGATCTGGGCAACTCTTTCGTGACCAAACGGCCTGTCTGGGATGAGTTCTTCTCGCTCTTCCCGGCGACGTTGGAACTGTCGGTCTGCGCGATGATCTTTGCCGTGGCCTTGGGCCTGCCGGCGGGGGTGATTGCTGCGGTGAACCGGGGCAAGTTCTTTGACCGGGCGCTGATGTCGACCGCACTTGTGGGCTATTCGATGCCGATTTTCTGGTGGGCGCTGCTGCTGATCATCGTGTTCTCGGGCAACTTGGGCTGGACGCCAGTCTCGGGCCGGATTGATCTGCTATACTACTTCCCCAATGCCACGGGCTTCATGCTGATCGACAGTATTGCCTCGGGGCAGGACGGGGCGTTTACCTCGGCGCTGCGGCACCTGCTGCTGCCGACCATCGTGCTGGGCACCATCCCACTGGCGGTGATCGCACGGCAGACCCGTTCGGCGATGCTCGAAGTGCTGGGCGAAGACTACATCCGCACCGCGCGGGCCAAGGGCATGTCCCCGGGCCGGATCAATGGTATCCACGCCCTGCGCAACGCGCTTATTCCCGTCATCACCGTGATCGGCCTGTCGGTCGGCACGCTGCTGGCGGGCGCCATTCTGACCGAAACGATCTTTAGCTGGCCGGGCATCGGCAAGTGGATGGTCGACAGCATTTTCCGCCGCGACTACCCGGTGGTGCAGGGTGGCCTGCTGCTGATCGCCGTCATGGTCATGGTCGTGAACCTCACCGTTGACATGCTCTATGGCATCATCAACCCCAAGATCAGGAAACGCTAA
- a CDS encoding M24 family metallopeptidase, which produces MSNSLNDRLSAYADIAADLSVDAVALVPGPNFTRAVDHAFMSHERPFVLVIPARGPASALVPNLELGSWELVGFDGAVFDWRDQTGYDDAFAALTEHLNITSLAVEGQVMRVFVHHALKKAQPDLRIIDAEREISAPRMIKTKAEVAALQEAINISERALRATLDSVKLGQTEKEIEQKLVQMVFAEGADDLSFAPIVAAGDGSARPHAKAREDYRVKAGDALLIDFGARKNGFAADITRTVFLGHVSDEGRDVYDTVLRANLAGLDATRAGVTAHEIDDVVTGVLEASPYADRIRTKTGHGLGRDVHEAPYIMRGNHMTLPAGTVYTNEPGLYEIGNFGVRIEDDVLITEDGYKSLTNFPKELMVLPC; this is translated from the coding sequence TTGTCCAATTCACTGAATGATCGCCTTTCGGCCTATGCCGATATCGCCGCTGACCTATCGGTGGACGCCGTGGCGCTGGTGCCCGGCCCGAATTTCACCCGCGCTGTCGACCATGCCTTCATGAGCCACGAGCGCCCCTTTGTTCTGGTGATCCCGGCCCGCGGCCCCGCCTCCGCTTTGGTGCCGAACCTTGAACTGGGCAGCTGGGAATTGGTTGGCTTTGACGGTGCCGTTTTCGATTGGCGCGATCAAACAGGCTATGACGATGCCTTTGCCGCGCTGACCGAGCATCTGAACATCACCTCGCTGGCCGTTGAGGGCCAAGTGATGCGCGTCTTCGTGCATCACGCGCTGAAGAAAGCGCAACCCGATCTGCGGATCATCGACGCTGAGCGCGAAATCTCTGCGCCGCGCATGATCAAGACCAAGGCCGAGGTTGCCGCCCTGCAAGAGGCCATTAACATTTCCGAACGCGCTCTGCGCGCCACGCTCGATTCCGTGAAGCTCGGCCAGACCGAGAAAGAGATAGAACAGAAACTTGTGCAGATGGTCTTTGCCGAGGGCGCAGATGATCTGTCCTTTGCGCCGATTGTCGCTGCGGGGGACGGCTCGGCCCGCCCGCATGCCAAAGCGCGCGAAGATTACCGCGTCAAAGCGGGCGATGCGCTGCTGATCGACTTCGGTGCCCGCAAGAACGGCTTTGCCGCTGACATCACCCGCACCGTTTTCCTCGGCCATGTCAGCGACGAGGGGCGCGATGTCTATGACACCGTGCTACGCGCCAATCTCGCCGGCCTCGACGCCACCCGTGCAGGCGTCACCGCGCATGAGATCGACGATGTGGTGACCGGCGTGCTCGAAGCCTCGCCCTACGCCGACCGCATCCGCACCAAGACCGGCCACGGCCTTGGCCGCGATGTGCATGAAGCGCCCTATATCATGCGCGGCAACCATATGACTTTACCCGCCGGAACGGTGTACACCAATGAACCCGGCCTCTATGAGATCGGCAACTTTGGCGTGCGCATCGAAGATGACGTGCTGATCACCGAAGATGGCTACAAATCCCTGACCAACTTTCCGAAGGAACTGATGGTGCTCCCGTGCTGA
- a CDS encoding ABC transporter substrate-binding protein, translating into MSFTTKLATGAMLAALGATAASAQALVYCSEGSPEGFDPALYTAGTTFDASSHPIYNRLAEFKVGTTEVIPALAESWEVSEDGMKVTFKLREGVKFHSNDQFTPSRDFNADDVVFSFDRQGNEENPYHTVSGGTWEYYGGMSMPDLIESIEKVDDYTVVFNLTRPEAPFIANMAMDFASIVSKEYADAMMEAGTPEMVNQAPIGTGPFQFQAYQKDAVIRYLRNDEYWGDPAKVESLIFAITPDASVRYQKVQAGECHVTAYPNPADVQAMKDAEDIVVMEQEGLNVGYLAYNTQVAPFDNADVRKALNMAIDKQAIIDVVFQGSGEIAKNPLPPTMWSYNDAIEDDNYDPEAAKAMLEEAGVTDLSMKIWAMPVQRPYNPNARRMAELMQEDFSKVGVDVEIVSYEWGEYLERSKSKDRDGAVLLGWTGDNGDPDNFLAVLLGCDGVEKSNRAQWCNEEFDALIQKAKVLPTQEERAPLYEEAQQIFKDQAPWATIAHSVVYMTMRPEVENYVVHPLGGHIFNQVGLKQ; encoded by the coding sequence ATGTCTTTTACAACGAAATTGGCCACCGGCGCCATGCTGGCGGCACTGGGTGCCACAGCCGCATCGGCCCAAGCGCTGGTCTATTGCTCCGAAGGCTCGCCCGAGGGTTTTGACCCCGCGCTTTACACCGCTGGCACCACCTTCGACGCCTCTAGCCACCCGATCTACAACCGTCTGGCCGAGTTCAAAGTCGGCACGACCGAAGTCATCCCCGCGCTGGCTGAAAGCTGGGAAGTCAGCGAAGACGGCATGAAGGTGACCTTCAAGCTGCGCGAAGGGGTGAAGTTCCACTCCAACGACCAGTTCACGCCAAGCCGCGATTTCAACGCCGACGACGTGGTCTTTAGCTTTGACCGTCAGGGCAACGAAGAAAATCCCTATCACACCGTTTCCGGCGGCACGTGGGAATACTACGGCGGCATGTCCATGCCCGACCTGATCGAGAGCATCGAAAAGGTCGACGATTACACCGTCGTCTTCAACCTGACCCGCCCCGAAGCGCCTTTCATCGCCAACATGGCAATGGATTTCGCCTCGATCGTGTCCAAGGAATATGCCGACGCAATGATGGAAGCTGGCACGCCCGAAATGGTGAACCAAGCGCCCATCGGCACAGGCCCGTTCCAGTTCCAAGCCTACCAGAAAGACGCGGTCATCCGTTACCTGCGTAACGACGAATACTGGGGTGACCCGGCCAAAGTCGAAAGCCTGATCTTCGCGATCACGCCTGACGCTTCGGTCCGCTACCAAAAGGTGCAGGCGGGTGAGTGCCACGTGACGGCATATCCGAACCCTGCCGATGTTCAGGCGATGAAAGACGCCGAAGACATCGTCGTGATGGAGCAAGAAGGTCTGAACGTCGGCTATCTGGCTTACAACACGCAGGTCGCGCCCTTCGACAACGCCGATGTCCGCAAGGCGCTGAACATGGCGATCGACAAGCAGGCGATCATCGACGTGGTGTTCCAGGGCTCCGGCGAAATCGCCAAGAACCCGCTGCCGCCGACCATGTGGTCCTACAACGACGCCATCGAAGACGACAACTATGACCCCGAGGCCGCCAAGGCGATGCTCGAGGAAGCAGGCGTCACCGACCTGTCCATGAAGATCTGGGCGATGCCGGTTCAGCGTCCCTACAACCCCAACGCCCGCCGTATGGCCGAGCTGATGCAAGAAGACTTCTCCAAAGTTGGCGTCGATGTCGAAATCGTCTCCTACGAATGGGGTGAGTACCTTGAGCGCTCCAAGTCGAAAGACCGTGATGGCGCGGTGCTGCTGGGTTGGACCGGTGACAACGGCGATCCAGACAACTTCCTCGCGGTGCTGCTGGGCTGTGACGGTGTCGAGAAATCCAACCGCGCCCAGTGGTGCAACGAGGAATTCGACGCGCTGATCCAGAAAGCCAAGGTTCTGCCGACCCAAGAAGAGCGTGCGCCGCTGTACGAAGAAGCGCAGCAGATCTTCAAGGATCAAGCACCTTGGGCCACCATCGCGCACTCGGTCGTCTACATGACCATGCGCCCCGAAGTTGAAAACTATGTCGTTCACCCGCTGGGTGGCCACATCTTCAACCAAGTTGGCCTGAAGCAGTAA